Within Magnetococcus sp. PR-3, the genomic segment ACCCCTAGAGGTGCAAGCCGTTGTTTTGTCTGGTGCCCACAGAGGGACTTGAACCCCCAACCTACGGATTACAAATCCGTTGCTCTGCCAGTTGAGCCATGTGGGCATAAAGAAGCACGTTTTCTACCGCACTCCGTGGGTCTCTGTCAAGAACTGATGTGCATTTTCTATTATTCCCGCTTTAAATGACCATAAGGTGGCTCTGTACTTAGCCGTGTATCCTCAACAGCACCGCCAACCGTAAAGTGGTAAAGGCTCTGCAAAATGGTGCCTTCAAACCCCGCCGCACGCTCATGGAACAGGTCATCAAAATAACAGCCAATCCCTGTTCCACGTACACCTTCAGCTTCAGCCTCTAGATAAAGCACCTGCCCCAGCATACCTGCCTCCCAAAACATATTGCGGTAGTGCCAAGGTCCAATCTTAAGCCCCTGCTCCCACTGCGCCAACATACCCAGGCTGAAAGCTGAATCCCCAGCAATGGACTGTTTACAGCTAATAATCATCGCCGCCATTTTCACATCCCCACCGACCATGTGATACAGAGGCAGGTGAGCGGGGCACCCTTCTGGCTTGGACCAGTGATGATCATCAGAAAGTGTTTCTCTCAACACATGTTCTGCCTGAGGATGGCGCACCATCAGGTACATGCCCGGCTCTAACCCCTCCACACGGTGTACAAAAAAGAGTGGATGAATGCCCACAGGCCAAGTTTGGCTATCCCAAGGGGCAACGCCTGGGCGTGGTAACAGCGCATCTAACATCCGATAAAAGGCCTCCTGACTCACAGAGGTCTTCCCATCAAACTGCTGGGCAGAACGCCGTTGATAGATGATACGATCCAACGGCTCTTCACAAGGACCTGTCGCCAAGGGGGGGGTGGAGGATGCGGTTATCCCCTGTAACGTTATAGAACGGTCAGGGCGAGTCGCCCCCTGAGCAACATCATCCACCACCGGCCATTGATGCATCTGGCGGGGGCTTAAGAGGTTGGGCTGACCGAACCACCCTGCCGTTTCGGCCGTCTCAGCCCAGGTATGCATACGATCTTGGGCCTCTTGGGCCCCTTGACCTGAGGTGGAAACCCATAACAGCAGGTCTGGGTGCTCTGGTTCTGGCTCCCCCTTTGTTAAAGCGTTGCAGGGCAAGCCCAGCAGACGCGTTAGCGTGGCATCCCCCACACCATCTAGCACCTGAACGGTCCACCCCATTGCCGCAGCTGCATAGCGAAACCCAGCAATGGCATGGCCAATATCCAGTTGGCAGTATCGGTAGGCGCGCTCACCATACTTCCACATCTCCCGCCAAAAAATGGAGGATAACCCCACTACAAAACCATCCTGTTCAGCAGAAAGCCAAGCTTCATTTTGGGGCACCGCAGCGCGTTGCTCTAAAACATGATCATAGCTGTGGTAGTGGTAAACCCCCGCTGGGAGTGTAAGCTGAGCATCCTGTAGTACTGGAATAACCACATACCCCTCTGTGGGATGCAGGTTGCCACTGGAGGGATTACAACGCAGCGCCCACCGTTGATCGGTATTGGGCACCACTTTCCACGCAGCAAGCCCTAAGGATAACCCCATCAGACCGGCTATGGTGGTGGGTGTTATGGGCTCGGGAGGGTGCTGACCATGAGGTTGATGCGCCACCGTAAAGGGTACCTCCCGCTGCATGGCACTTAATGGTAGCTCAAAACGTGGCGCCCCGGCATAGTGGCGAAAAGGGTTGGGTTGAGTATCCCAATCCATAAACTCTGGGCTGGCTGCATAACGATCGGTGCGATGCTTGGTCTGTTGGTGGTAGTGACGCACGCTGTCCATGGTATCCCCTTATTGCCGTTATTTATTTTTTCCACACTTCATGGTATCAGAAGCAAATGGGGTGGGTTTAGTTCCCCACCGACTTTTTGAAAAGAACGTGATGATTGGGAATCCGTTGGAGCTTTCCATAGGGGCTATGGCATAATGCCCGCGTTTTTTAGAAAGATGAATTCACGTCCTGCTAGGCGTGTTCACTATAGAAAAGGTTATCCCATGCAACCGTTGGACACCCCTTTTAGCTCGGGTCCACAGACCGATGCTGATTTTCCAGAGCTTTCCTTAAAAGATGCCGCTTGGCTGGCTGGTGTCACGCCCGATGCCATGATCCGCTTTTTAACAGCCGCTGGTCTGGAGATTGATACAGAGGAAAAACCGGAAGAGATTCAGCTCACCGTACCTGAGCTTATGAAAGCCGTTTTTCTACTCTTGGGTCAAAAAGATAACCGTATTGCCATGCTGCGTATGCAACTGGCAGCGGCCCTAAACCGAGAAAAAGAGCTGGCCTCTGCACTACAAGCAGGGCTGGCGGATGATGCTCCCGCACTGGACAGTAGTGATGAGCCCATGGTTCTCATGCATCCACTCGGGATTGATGAAGAGGATGAGGAAGATGGGGAGGATGAAGAGCGCTTCGTCCCCAAGAAAAAGAAGAAGAAAAAGAAGAAGAAAAAGAAGGGTTCCAACTACCCTTGGTAAAGATAAAACAAGCCCCGGCAGC encodes:
- a CDS encoding nitroreductase family protein, with product MDSVRHYHQQTKHRTDRYAASPEFMDWDTQPNPFRHYAGAPRFELPLSAMQREVPFTVAHQPHGQHPPEPITPTTIAGLMGLSLGLAAWKVVPNTDQRWALRCNPSSGNLHPTEGYVVIPVLQDAQLTLPAGVYHYHSYDHVLEQRAAVPQNEAWLSAEQDGFVVGLSSIFWREMWKYGERAYRYCQLDIGHAIAGFRYAAAAMGWTVQVLDGVGDATLTRLLGLPCNALTKGEPEPEHPDLLLWVSTSGQGAQEAQDRMHTWAETAETAGWFGQPNLLSPRQMHQWPVVDDVAQGATRPDRSITLQGITASSTPPLATGPCEEPLDRIIYQRRSAQQFDGKTSVSQEAFYRMLDALLPRPGVAPWDSQTWPVGIHPLFFVHRVEGLEPGMYLMVRHPQAEHVLRETLSDDHHWSKPEGCPAHLPLYHMVGGDVKMAAMIISCKQSIAGDSAFSLGMLAQWEQGLKIGPWHYRNMFWEAGMLGQVLYLEAEAEGVRGTGIGCYFDDLFHERAAGFEGTILQSLYHFTVGGAVEDTRLSTEPPYGHLKRE